The window CCTAATTTATGCTTGTATTTTCTGCTTCTGCTATCTTGGCTGGCTTGACTTCAGCTATGGTAGTGGCCCTTTTGCTTTCTGGAAGCACTGAAATTTCATTCAGGCAACAGTGCCTTGACTTTTGTTGTTTCCTCTGCCTAGGATGCTGATCTCCTGGACAACTAACTGCGTGACTCCCTGTTTTATGCCTGCTCTAGGTGTCTTGAAAGGCCTTCCAGCTTGCTGGCGTGATTGGCTTAGCCTGGCTACTGGGGAAGTTTTCCATTAACAGCTCCCAACATACATCTCCTGAAACTATTCCCTGAGAAAGATGGCCTCATTTTCCAGCAGCTGTCCTCTTCAGCTCAGCTACTTCTCTCGGTTTAAGACTGCAtgcctagctgggcggtggtggcgcacgcctttaatcccagcactcaggaggcagaggcaggtggatctctgtgagttcgagaccagcctggtctacaagagctagttccaggacaggctccaaaaccacagagaaaccctgtctcgaaaaaccaaaaaaaaaaaaaaaaaaagactgcatgCCTAAGTGCCACCCACAAAGGGCTGGGCCTTCCTATATCCATGAACAATTGCTAGACATTAAATCTGATGGTTCACTTTTCAAAGTTTCCTCCAGCCAGCTCAGATCCAGCTAGATGTGAACCTGCTAGTCTGTCTAGTCCTCCTACCCCTAAACTTTAATAAGCTACCCTCCCCAAATGTAAATTTAGAGTAGAAATCACAAACATTCAAGTTTGCCTACAAGGTCATGTGTTTGATAAGCTTTAAAATAAGCAGGATGTGGGGTGATGGTGACACATccttttgattccagcactcaggaggcagaagtagggtgagactctgtgagttcgaggccagcctggtctatgaatagagttccaggacagccagggttatgagagaaaccttgtctagaaaaacaaaaataaaataagcagaatGTAAATCATGGAGATAGACCCATACATGGTTTTTGTTGTTAGGATTGTACCCTTCTAATtattcaaaaaaggaaagaaagatcatTTGTTAGGGTGTATAACTGAGTTATGCACTCAGTTTGTAGGCTTGCAACTTGTTGAATCTTCAGTGCTCTAAGGTGGCTCCCGGTTTCCCTACAAAGCTGCTTCTAGGCTCACATAAGAGTTTCCAAGGTTGCCAAATAAACtgcttcactttctttcttatttcttttttcttttcttttcctttctttcttttctttctttttttcttttttttttctttttctttctttcttttttttttttttttttgagacagggtttctctgtagctttggagtctgtcctggaactaggtcttgtagaacaggctggccttgaactcacagagatccacctgcctctgcatcccgagtgtgCATCATGACCGCCTGgctgcttcattttctttgctgAGTCTCCAGTACTCTTATTATAACGTCACTACTTCTTCTGACACTCTCAAGACAATCCCCTACAATTGTGCCCAACAAGCCAATCTGACTTAGGCAATCTCTCAATTGAGGGTCTCTTCTCAGAGGATTCTAGGGTGTGTCGAGCTGACAAACCTAACCAAGACAAACTCCCATCACTATCTAGCTTTATCTCTAAGTTTATTCCATTTTCCTGGATTATTGTCTTTTCCCCCTGCTAGCCTATTCTGAAATTCGTCAAGACAAGgcttcatgttttctttgtttgctgtTGTATTTACATCCTATGGAGTAATGCCAGGCATGTAGTTACTGCCCAACTCGTTGCTTGTAGTACAAATAATACAAACCCTGAAGCTCAGTCGGTAGAGTATGAGACTCCTAATCTCAGGGGCATGGGTTTGGGCGCCACGTTGGGTGCCCAGTGAAGGTGTATTCAATCGGTACgctagaattaaccagaccagctcaaaacaacagctataatttaataattgaaaacgTGGAAACTCACCCAACCGAGATAAAAGTTCTGATGTGCAAAACGGGTCCAGCGAATACTGAGCTAAGAGAGCGAGAGCACCTGGATTCCCAGGTTTTCTTCCCTGGCCTCCGGCAGCCACACCCTAACCAAATGTGATTgactgagcttccccatcaaaacccagagacagatatttgggTTCAAGCTGAtgagcagaaaagcaaagcagtcaacctCTAAAGAGACCTTACCTCTGCCAAGGCTCAGGCAAAGGAGCGAtcctgcaatgctctccaccaacctcagactccacactccacagagttcttgtctcttcccctacatattcctctctctgtccggtcatatcattcctgtctccacctccttagtgctgggattaaaggcgtgtgatcccaTGTGCTGGGGTCACCTTTGTGTGGGCTCTGTTTCTCTATTATatagattcaatcttgtgtagcccagggtagccttgatctcacagagatctgtctgcctcagtttcccgggtcctggaattaaaagtgtgggccaccactcccttgcctgtatggctgactagtacaGCTGCTTTGCCCTCttatcttcagacaagctttatttattaaaacatgaataatatataatatttactcaACACTATAGTAATTGTTGAGTAAATATTGCGTAAAAAAGTCCAAAGAAAGATGGTTTCTACTCTAACAGCAGGTGTtgtaggggaatggagatgtccTGGGCTGgcagtgcctgcctttaatcttaatacttgggaggcagaggcaggtaccaCTAGCTCAGCACAGAGTCCAGTCCCCGGGCCCCACAAGGTTGAAGGAAAGAACTGGGTTttagcatatcagatatttacattatggtttataacagtagcaaaattacagttatgaagaatcaatgaaataattttacagttggaggtcaccacaacacaaggaactgtgttAATCACAGCgttgggaaggttgagagccgCTGAGCTAGCAGGTCCTTTACCTGATATACTTAAGACCAGAGTTATTTCAGATTTTGGAGTTGTTCGGATTCCAGATGTTTGGATTAGTGATCATGATGGttgctttttgtcaacttgacacaaatctagACATACCTGGGGAAAAGGGAATCACAAtggaggaattgcctccatcagatcagCCTCTGAACATGTCTATGGcacattttcctgattgctaacTGAGTGAGAAGGATTCAACTGAATGTGAGCAGGGCCATCCTTGGGCTTGTGGGTCTGAGCTATTTAAGAAGGTagctgagccgggcagtggtggcacacgcctttaatcatagcacttgggggcagaggcagacgaatctctgtgaattccaggccagcctggtgtacagagtgagttccaggtcttcCAAGgctatagaaaccctgtctcaaaaaaccaaccgaCCAACCAATttaaccaaagcaaagcaaaccaaaccaaacataaGAAGCTCACATCAAAGCAGAgggggaaaaggagtgggggaggtAAGGAGGCTTTTCTGGAAGTGTGTTCTCTGGTACTGGCTGTTGCAtggtcaaagaaagaaaagctctgcccTTCATCTTGCATTTGTCAAATGGGAAGTGCTTGAGGATTCTGGGAAGCATAGTTCCTAAGGAACTGTGAGTAGGCACTTTGCCAGTCAGCAgggatcaaaaaacaaaacaaaaccaaaaaccaaccaaccaaccaaacaaccaaaaaccaaaaccaaggcTGGCAATCTCAGGTTTTGCAGGTCTGCCTTTGGTCTCGTGAAACTGGTACTCAGTGGGAGGGGCCGTGTTCCTTATATAGTTTTGCTTTTACCTTGTGCTAGGCAGTTTACCCAATGGAACTTCTCCCCCCACTGCCATGACTCCCCCTTCCCTGGGTAATCAGAGGTGGTGCTCCCACAGCCCTGGGGACTAAGCAGTCAGAATAATCCTTCCTGGAGTCAGGGAAGGGATTTGGTATAAACCATGGTTTTTCCCGGGGCTCCATACCAAAAACTGTTTACAGCTCTCATCGCACACACAGCGGAAGCATTTCAAGTGTTGACAAGACACTGGGCTGAAGGCAGGCTTATCTTTCATGGCTGCTTCTTAATTAAGActgaaaacttttaaagaacCAGTCCCTCACATTTAGACTTGCTTTCTGTAGCATCTACAGTCTAGAAAAGATCAAAACAGCTACTTGCCCCGGGCAGCAGTAATTGGCTGTGGTATCCGGTGGTTTTATTGCTCTGTAATAAGGTTACTTACtctctttcttgagttctttaatcaCTATGTACATGGATTTCCATATGccctttcctttattctttattgCCAGAAGATCTTGGAACACCATTTGTAGAAGAAGATGAACTGCAAACCGGGAGGGCAACCGTTGCTGCCATTTACCTCAAGGGACTTGTTATTGGGCTTCTGTCTGTGGAGTCAACAGAAATGTAGCCTTGGAAACAAGTTCTTGTTGGAAGGCGGCTTGTTAGGGGACTCTGAGATCCTTGCCGAGGACATTCGACCACGAGTGCTTTGACAATTTCATGGCTACTACAGAAAATATCCTAGGTGCCCACACATAGATCTCTTTCATTGTATTACAGAACTGCTGGGTGCAGtcagcagaaggcagaagaaaccTCAGACTCATGAAGTCTTGAGGAAGAAGCCACATTTTATTTTCAGCAAACTCCAGTGAACAAACAAATGCAGAGGTAGAGACTTGCATGGGTTCAGATGCCTAGCTGGGGCAGAGGAAGACCCACCGAGGCTCCATACCATTCATTCCCCTACTCATTTTATCGTAACTCCAAGGCTGGCGTACTGTGGGTGGCCCCAAAGGCATTGATTTCCTGGACCATAAGTTCTTAAAGGGTCATCAGGTTATATCAAGTCACTTTccagaattctagacacacataAAATTAGTCTTTTGGTCTGGAAGCCAGTAATGCGATGGGCtgacctacctacctactttccAGATCTGCCTCACTAGAGAGATAAGAGGACATGTATTAGGACGGAGTggtgtgtgtttcatttttgtgGCTTCTGACAACGTGTTTCCCAAAGTGCAGTACTTTGAACCATGTCTTACAAACAGCAGTCCCCAGATATGGTCACTTTGAGAACAAGAGAGTAAGAGGTGCAAGGAAAGTTGGCTGGAGGAAGATGGCTTACAGGTAGCTTAGGCTCTTGACTGTGGGTCGGCTTCCAAAGGCCTGTTCTGGAGCATTAGAGAGAGAAGGTCTTCCATTGCCTAGAGAGGCCAGGCTGGCGCGTCCCCTCTGCTCGAACCGCGTCTCTATGGCGGCCGCGACAGCCCACAAGGCGCAGAGCGACATGAACGCGGATGCCGACGGTCAAGGCGGCGCTGTGCTCCCTGCGCAGTCTCGAGAGGGCAGTCCCGTGGCGTGTGACTTCGTCCCATCGGTGCTGGGGACGCGAGAGCAGTGAGTGTGGCGGGGAGGGTAAGCGGGAGCCTGAGGCCCAAAAGGAGATGgggacccctcacccccaccccgacTTGGGGGCCCGAGGGAGGAGGGTGGAAGCCACCTGTGAGGACTTAAGGGGCGAGACCCCAAGCGCGCCCCGGGGAGCGGTTAACCCTCTTCCTAGGGATTCAAGACCACCCGAGGTCCTTGGGGAGCCGGTGTAGGGGTCTGGAATCTGGCTTGGGGAAAAAAGAGTAGAGGGCTGGGCAACGAACCGGACGAGGTCCCGGGGAGGTCCCGGGAGAGCTGTGGGATCAGGCTGCTGGAGGAGGTCGGAGTGGAGGATGCTGTGAACTGTGAGCTAGTGAGATAGCAGGGGTTCTGGGAGAACCAGAGAGGAAGTGTCCTGACCTAAAGTTAAGGCTAAGAAATTAATGGATCGGAATATACGTGAATGAATGTAGGGAACAGGAATTAGGATGGGAAGAAATTTGGGGGAGGGAGCAGGGGTTGTAGAGATGaaataggaagagaaaacagatggTAAggagcggggtggggggtggggagttgcCGCTGTAAGgattaagagatttttttttgtttgtttgtttttttgtttgtttttcgagacagggtttctctgtggttttggagcctgtcctggaactagctcttgtagaccaggctggtctcgaactcacagagatccgcctgcctctgcctcccgagtgctgggattaaagaaggaTTAAGAGATTTAATGGGAAAGCTAGAATACAGGGAGAGGCAAAGACTGTTTTAGcacttaatttaaatttttatcttcgCTGTGTTCATTGTGAGCAAATCACTAACTTACTGGTTAGAAAATCCTGTATCTGCACATTGATGAGCAAATTTGGAGCCACAGGCTCAGCTTGTGCAGTCCAGTTTTGAACTTGGGTCTGGGACTTAAGAGATTTTTGTGCAGGtgcctgtttttattctttaaactaAAATGTATATAGGATTATGCATCGCATGAATACAAGTACTTGTTTATTTTGCTTGCTCATCATTCTCATTCTTTTAGcccaaggatattttttaaaaaatgggttgtATGCACTTATTGATAACACTAATAATGTTTTAAGGCGATTATGAGTAGCCATGTAATGCATTGGAAATTATTTGTTTAATCCACAAAATACAGTTTAATTTGGGAATCTTGCTTCACATTTCATTGTTTACATAGTTGGGATGCTGTTTATGAGAGAGAACTGAGAACATTCCAAGAATATGGAGATACAGGAGAAATCTGGTGAGTGAAGCCAAGGATGGTTTTTCTGGGTATGAGAGAGTATGCTTACAACAAAGACAGTCTAGACGCCTGGCTTCAGTAGCTTTAAAggatctcttttctttctttctttctttctttctttctttctttctttctttctttctttcgcttttgttttttgttgtttttgttttttcctacagACAGCAttaccctggaacttgctctgtagggcaggatggcctcaaactcagagatccacctgcctctgcctgacttTTGCTTCAATGACAGCTTTAagatgtctcttttctttttttagtgacCCAGATTTAAATTGATCACAGTACTAGGAAGTTATTTTCATTCCATAGTTGTAATTTTTCAGCTAAGTAATGAAACTTTTAAGTACCAATATTTGCTGATGTCCAAGAAGGCAAGTATTAGGATGTTTTAAAGGATTAATGTTAATGTAGatagagtatgtgtgtatgtgtacatgtgtgtttataaatgCTCATACCTCTATACTtattatttatgtacatattaTGTATAATACATACCCTGGGTATTCCATTTTTAGAGGCGTGTTCTTCTAAATACCAATAAAGATGAAGCTTAAACTAGTTATAGTCAATATTACGtctcatttttcaaaaaagaCTTGAGTATATGGTATAAACAGGTGAAGTGGAATATAGTTGTAACTTTTGCTGTATCTCTGCTCTTTGTATTCTGTTCCTGACAGGTTTGGGGAAGAGAGTATGAACCGACTTATAAGGTGGATGCAGAAACACAAGATCCCATTGGATGCCTCAGTGCTTGATATTGGAACTGGAAATGGTGTTTTCCTGGTTGAACTTGTTGGTACTTTTAGTATTCATGTATTTgagccaatttttaaaatgaaagttttttaaaaaaatgttacagtTAAAAGATTGCCATCTAAATGTGAAATAGCAAAACAGTTGGGGAAATTCTGCATGTTCACatgggaggaaagggagactGCATGGATGTTAGGAATGTAGTAAAGATATGGTTTCAGGCATGGTCCTGGAAGCTGGACTCTCAGATGCTATTGAATGGTGAAGTCCTAGAAGTGCAAAATCTCAAAAGTCATAGTCCTCAAAGAGTAAAATCTTGAATGTGAAATTCTGAGAAGCCAGAATTCTGAAAACCTAAATCCTTGTATTCTTATGGCAGAAAGCAAAGGGTTTATGAGAATAATAATGAGGAGAGGATTAGAACATTGGTGGTCCTGTGCTTGGTGGTTGTAACATATTAGGTATAGCAATACCAAAAATCTGGGTCGATTATTATTTAAGATGTCTATGTGAGGTTTTCAGAGGAGATTAATGTCTGAGTGTAGATAGAGTAAGGGAAGAGCTGCCTCAGTATGGGTATACATCATCCAGTAGGTTGAGGCCTGtcaaagacaaacacagaagCTAAGTTGGTCTTTCTAAAAGTTAGGACAGTTATCTCTTGCTGTAGTGCACTTCCAAACTCTTGGCCTTAGGATCTTAGGGCTTACACCAGTGCTCCTGGATCCTTAGGCTTTGAGCCACAGACTGAGAGTTATCTCATTAGCTTTACTGGTTCTTAGGTCTTTGGGCTTTATCTGAGTCATGCTACTGGCATTCCCTTGCAGACAGCCTATGAGACTTCTCAATCACAATAATTGTGTGAACCAGTTCCTCCAATAGACCCttcttatttctgtatctctATATCTGTATCTCATAAATGGTTTTTGTCTGTGTATATTTTTACTGATACAGATTTGGTATTGGGAAACAGCATCATTCCTTCTTAACTGTTTTCCCTAGAACATAATGAAAGAAATCTGCAAAATTGTTCCCTCACAAAAAGGTTTTGCAGTATTTTaacttttacatttgtttatttgtatatatgtgtattagaCTTGGTGgccaagtacctttacctgctgcaCCATCTCATTGTCACAGAGGCTTTGGTTATTTGATTGTACAGGGCTACTTAATGGTTAAAGATAACCATTTTAAAGCTAGGGTCAGCGAGACAGCCCAGTGTGTGAGGGTGCTTGCCCCAAGCCTGcccacctgagtttgattcttgaAATTCatgtgtggaaggagagaactactTCAGCAATGCTACTTACCCTCTGCCCTCcatgcacaaacaaacaaaataagtataaaaacttttaagttgagggtttttttttttgttgtttttaaagatttatttacttatatatacagtgttctgtctgcatatatgcctacaggccagaagaggatgccagatctctttataaatggttgtgagccatcatgtggttgctgggaattgaactcaggaccttggaaaGAGGTCCTTTAATGCACAGAGATCAAGTTAAAAATAGAAAGCTAATTATTGGTGCTGTGATTACTTCTTATTTGCAACAATTAAACAATAATCATACCTTCAAAGGGACACTTATGCTTACCAGAATTTGACAGCTGAAATACTCTTCAGATGACAATGCAGTGTAACCAATATTGCAGTGAAAATGTTGGCTTTAAATGCAAATTAATCCAGAATTAATCTGTTGTGTGCTGCTGCCACTTCTACACAGCACTGTGCTCCTTGCAAATAATGCCTGTCAGAAGGAGCTTGAAAAGTTTAGTGACCTGAACAAAAGCACATGAACATCTAACGAGAGCCTTTGGAGTCCAGCCCACGACTCTTTTCAGAGTTCAGAATGGATGCAACAGTAAGCAAAACagatttttgttctgttttgtgtatTGGAGAGTGCGCTTTAGTTTCCTTGACACCCAGTCCTGAATAATCACAAAGACTATGTTAATtataatactatttggccaatggctcaggtatattcctagctagctcttatattttaaattaaaccattttatTACCTTatatttaccatgaggctcatggtttgttacctcacatctttttttttttttaaatatttatttattatgtatacaatattctgtctatgtgtatgcctgaaggccagaagagggcgccagacctctttacagatggttgtgagccaccatgtggttgctgggaattgaactcaggacctttggaagagcaggcaatgctcttaaccactgagccatctctccagccctgttaccTCACATCTTTGTTCTTGGGCAGTTACACGGCATCTGCTTGACtccacactctttttttttctgcattcagtttagttttcctgcctggctataatataggccaaagcagcttctttgttaaccaatggtaataaaatgtatttatagcatacagaggggaatcccacatcagttttgatttttttttttttttttttgagacaggctttctctgcgtgatagccctagctgtcttggaactagctctgtagaccaggctgaccttgaactcacagagatctgcctgcctctgcctcctgaatgctgggatgaaaccCATGCAGTCACCAGTCCTTGGTGCAAAAAGGACTTTTTGTAAGGGTGAACGAACTCTCACACATGCTTTTCCAAATCCGTCTCTTTATTGTTTTACTCCTATTCTTATTCTCTTGTCCTACTTCTAATTTCTTTTtagcttcttttcttctcctctagtCTAAAAATTTCTCTCTTTGGAGGAGCCTTGAAACGATAAAAAACAATTACAAGAGTTActtctcattggtcaaaagcacatcCCTAGGTCAGTGATAGGGAGCTAAGCCATTGCCATGGCAACATAAAGTTCCAAGGTTACAGGAGTGAGACTGTGAGTAGAGGGCAGGGGTACAGTATCCAGTGAGATAAGCTCCGAGACAGGTCTATTGTCCCCAGACTTGGCAGGTGAAGAATTGGCAAGCTTTTCTTTGCATGCTTTGTGTAGCAACCTGGTTAGACATCTGCAcctctgaccttgtgcatagctgtaaagttttaaacttatgatccaTTTATAAAAtgcctttagtctagtttgaacttgctttCAGGTGAAACCGAGCAAATTATGTGCAGTTAGCCTGAgtaaaaaggaacaaagcagcCTTTTAAGTGTCTATAGTTCTCATGgacaaatagatctagttatgaagcacgTCCCACTATATAGTttatatgaaaattatataaataaatgaaaagtcattttcCTGACCATCCACACATATATGTGTCCATAAGATTGAGGcgtagctgggcgatggtggcttatacttttaatcctagcactccaggaggcagagacaggcagatctttgtgagtttgagagcagcctggtctacatagcgagttccaggactggctccatagctattgagaaatcctgtcttgaaaaaccaaaaagagagagagagagagagagactgaggtgCAATCACGAGATTACACATTACATGAAAATGCATGGTAGTGGGGAGATATCATAACACAAGTGAAATTGCAGATGAAAACAAcagttttcagagtcagtggTCTGCAAGCCTTGCTGACAGGTAGCTCTTCAGGGAACTCTTCTCTGGTGGGCTGACATCTAAATTATCAATTGCTGTAAGTTGTAATTGTGTCGTGACCCACAGTAGCACATGGTAAACACTCTGTGACAGACAGAGAGCTCAGTTTGACTACTGAAGAAGACAGGCAGGCATACTTACTATAAAGTCTTAGCAGCAGAACACCTGTTGGGCTAATGCATGGCCCAAACTATTTTGAAACTATCtccattttaaaaagatacaaaattCATGCCTCTGTTAGGcctgaacattttaaaactttttgtacATTAATAACTGGGAAAGTGAAACTTTGAAAAGACTTTGAAAATTGGAGAGAGGTTTTAGAAAATGAGCTTACATTGCATCCCAAAGCAGTAACAACAGATGAGTGAGGCTTTAGGTCACCTTCCCTCCAGCAGGTGGATTTTACAGTGTGATCAGTGAAGTGTTGTGCTGTTTTCAGCCAGTACGTTGGAGACTTACTTCAGTTGTGATCAAGTGCTGCCAGTGGTAAAGCCATAGACAACAGAAAATTTCCACTGAAAATGTGTTATTTtagtcaggtggtggtagtgcacatctttaatcccagtacttggaaggcagaggcaggtggatctctcagttccaggacagtcagggctacacagagaagccctgtcctgaagaacaaaaaaacaaaaaaaaaacaaaacaaaaaaaatttttttttgaacatACCTAGTGTTCCCAGTGTTGACTTTTGGCCTTTACACTCATGAATGTACACATAAGAACACATGTGTACCTGTACCCACATATGTGCACACGAAAAGTGTCATTTGTCTTTGTTGGCATTACTTCTAGCTAGTGTAGTTCTAGGAGCTTTTGATGAACTGAAGCATATTTGCATGATGAAGCCAGTGATATTACTGGGTGGTTTGAAGATAATTA of the Chionomys nivalis chromosome 8, mChiNiv1.1, whole genome shotgun sequence genome contains:
- the Eef1akmt2 gene encoding EEF1A lysine methyltransferase 2 isoform X2, yielding MNADADGQGGAVLPAQSREGSPVACDFVPSVLGTREHWDAVYERELRTFQEYGDTGEIWFGEESMNRLIRWMQKHKIPLDASVLDIGTGNGVFLVELVGFPNST